In Streptomyces longhuiensis, the following proteins share a genomic window:
- a CDS encoding uridine kinase family protein encodes MTPAPETYTALASRIRAAEPRCGPVRLVAVDGPSGAGKSTFAERLAGALGSARIVHTDDFASWDDPLGWWPRLEEQVLQPLGSGVAGRFQRYDWVRRELAEWHDVPVGHTLVLEGVSTARRAVADRLTCAVWVETGRAVRLRRGLDRDGEDALPLWRTWMAAEDEHFAQDGTRERADVVVDGDPHTAPADPAHTYMRLH; translated from the coding sequence ATGACACCCGCCCCTGAGACCTACACCGCACTGGCGTCCCGCATCCGGGCGGCGGAGCCGCGGTGCGGACCGGTCAGGCTCGTCGCCGTGGACGGCCCGTCGGGGGCGGGCAAGAGCACGTTCGCCGAGCGCCTGGCCGGGGCACTCGGCAGCGCGCGGATCGTGCACACGGACGACTTCGCCTCGTGGGACGACCCGCTGGGCTGGTGGCCCCGCCTCGAGGAGCAGGTGCTCCAGCCGCTGGGGAGCGGGGTGGCCGGCCGGTTCCAGCGCTACGACTGGGTACGGCGCGAACTCGCCGAGTGGCACGACGTTCCCGTCGGCCACACCCTCGTCCTCGAAGGTGTGTCGACGGCACGCCGGGCCGTCGCCGACCGTCTCACCTGCGCCGTGTGGGTCGAGACGGGACGCGCGGTGCGTCTGCGCCGAGGCCTCGACCGCGACGGTGAGGACGCGCTGCCGCTGTGGCGTACGTGGATGGCCGCGGAGGACGAGCACTTCGCCCAGGACGGGACACGCGAGCGGGCCGACGTGGTGGTCGACGGCGACCCGCACACCGCGCCCGCCGATCCGGCGCACACCTACATGCGCCTGCATTGA